The segment CCTACTTCACCTACTCCCTACTTCACCTACTCCCTACTTCACCTACTCCCTACTTCACCTACTCCCTACTTCACCTACTCCCTACTTCACCCGAGCTCGCCTGTGCTGACTGATACTGACGCCTTCGACGTGGAACGGCAAGTCGTGGAACACCTGCGCGAGAGTCGCGGGCGCATCGCGACTGAGTTGGGGAAGGTGATCATTGGTCAAAAGGAAGTCACCGACCAACTGCTGATCAGTCTGTTCGCCGGCGGGCATTGCCTGATCACCGGCGCGCCGGGCTTGGCGAAGACGTTGCTGGTGCGGACGATCGCGCGAATCTTCGCGCTCAAGTTCCAGCGGATCCAATTCACTCCGGACTTGATGCCGCCCGATATCACCGGCACGGAGATTTTGGAAGAGACCGGCGACGGCCGCCGGCGGATGCAGTTCGTGCCGGGGCCGATTTTCGCGAACGTAATTTTGGCCGACGAGATCAATCGCACGCCGCCGAAGACGCAGGCGGCGCTGTTGGAAGCCATGCAAGAGCATCAGGTCACGGCGGCCGGCGTGCGGTATCCGCTCGAAGAGCCGTTTTTCGTGCTGGCGACGCAGAACCCGATCGAGATGGAAGGGACATATCCGCTGCCGGAGGCGCAGCTCGATCGGTTCATGTTCAATGTGATCGTCGACTATCTGCCGGAAGACGACGAAGTGACGGTCGTGCGGCAGACGACTTCGCGCCAGCCCGAGGCGATCGAGGCGCTGTTCGACGGTGAGCATGTGTTGCGGTTCCATGAAGTCGTTCGCAAAGTGCCGATCGCCGAAGAAGTGGTGCGGTATGCGGTGCGGTTGGCGGCGGCGTCGCGGCCGGGGCAAACGGGCACGCCGGAATTCGTCAATCAATGGGTCAACTGGGGCGCGGGCTTGCGGGCGCCACAAAGTCTCGTGCTTGGCGCGAAGGCGCGGGCGCTATTGGCGGGGCGCTATCACGTCTCGCCGGACGATATCCGCGCGCTCGCACATCCGACGCTCCGGCATCGCATTCTGCTGAACTACCGCGCGGAGGCCGACGGCGTTTCGGTCGACGGTTTGATTGATCGCTTGCTCGAACATGTGCGAGGGCCCCAGGCGTGAGCACCGTCGCACGCAACACGGCCGGCGGGTCGCGCTCCTCGGGGGCGGCGTCCGGGTTTATCGACCCGGCGACGTTGATGCGAATCAAGAGCCTGCAAATGCGGGCGCAGGCGGTGGTCGATGGGTTCATGTCGGGAATTCATCGCAGTCCCTATTTCGGATTCTCGGTCGAATTCAGCGAATACCGGCAATACAGCCCCGGCGACGATCCGCGGTATCTGGATTGGCGGTTGTATGCGCGGTCGGATCGCTATTACTTGAAGCGGTTCGAGGACGAGACGAACCTGCGCTGCTATTTGCTGGTCGATACCAGCCGCTCGATGGGCTATTCGTCGATCGCGTATACAAAGAGCGACTACGCGCGGACGGCCGCGGCGACGATCGCCTATTTTCTGTCCACCCAGCGCGACGCAGTTGGCTTGCTGACGTTCGAGGACGAGGTCGTCGGATATTTGCCGCCAAGGTATCGCCCGGGCCATTTGCGGCACGTCATGGCTGCTTTGCAGCGGGAGCCGGAAGGGCGCGCGACGGATCTGGTCGCGCCGCTCAAGCAGATCGCCTCCACGGTGCGGAAGCGCGGGCTGGTGGTGATGATTTCCGATTTGCTCGCGCCGGTCGACGTGTTGGCCACGCACTTGGGGTATTTGCGCTCGCAGGGGCACGAAGTCATCTTGCTGCGCGTGCTGGATCCCGCGGAAATGACGTTCGAGTTTCAGACGCCGGCGATGTTTCAGGATATTGAATCGCAACGCGAGTTGTACGTGGATCCGCTGGCGGCCAAGGCCGGGTACTTGGAGCGGTTCAATGCGCACGCGGACGCGCTGCAGAAGATTTGCGAGAACCAGGGGATCGAGTTGGTGACGATCCGCACCGATCGCGCTTTGGAAATGGTGCTGTTCGACCTGTTGCGACTGCGGATGAGTCGTTCGCGACGTGCCGCGCGGCGACCCAGCGGGCGCGGGGGAGGTCGCGGATGAGCTTGCTCGCCCCGCTATTCTTGTTCGGCGCGTTCGCGATCGCGGCGCCGGTGTTGTTTCATCTCATCCGGCGCTCGCCGCAAGGTCAGCTGCCGTTCAGTTCGTTGATGTTTCTCGCGCCGTCGCCGCCACGATTAACGCGACGGAGCAGGCTCGATCACTTGTTGCTGCTGTTGTTGCG is part of the Planctomycetia bacterium genome and harbors:
- a CDS encoding MoxR family ATPase — encoded protein: MLTDTDAFDVERQVVEHLRESRGRIATELGKVIIGQKEVTDQLLISLFAGGHCLITGAPGLAKTLLVRTIARIFALKFQRIQFTPDLMPPDITGTEILEETGDGRRRMQFVPGPIFANVILADEINRTPPKTQAALLEAMQEHQVTAAGVRYPLEEPFFVLATQNPIEMEGTYPLPEAQLDRFMFNVIVDYLPEDDEVTVVRQTTSRQPEAIEALFDGEHVLRFHEVVRKVPIAEEVVRYAVRLAAASRPGQTGTPEFVNQWVNWGAGLRAPQSLVLGAKARALLAGRYHVSPDDIRALAHPTLRHRILLNYRAEADGVSVDGLIDRLLEHVRGPQA
- a CDS encoding DUF58 domain-containing protein codes for the protein MSTVARNTAGGSRSSGAASGFIDPATLMRIKSLQMRAQAVVDGFMSGIHRSPYFGFSVEFSEYRQYSPGDDPRYLDWRLYARSDRYYLKRFEDETNLRCYLLVDTSRSMGYSSIAYTKSDYARTAAATIAYFLSTQRDAVGLLTFEDEVVGYLPPRYRPGHLRHVMAALQREPEGRATDLVAPLKQIASTVRKRGLVVMISDLLAPVDVLATHLGYLRSQGHEVILLRVLDPAEMTFEFQTPAMFQDIESQRELYVDPLAAKAGYLERFNAHADALQKICENQGIELVTIRTDRALEMVLFDLLRLRMSRSRRAARRPSGRGGGRG